DNA from Malus sylvestris chromosome 11, drMalSylv7.2, whole genome shotgun sequence:
GTCCAGCAACATTTGGTGCACATGTTTGAGTACTACTTTGATAAAAAGGAAATTTCTGCTCATCATGAATCACATGTCAAGAGATAAACAAACTTCTTTTAGCTCTATGATAACAAAACACACCCTTATAGCCTAGAGCATATCCCACAAATACACATTGTTCTGTCCTGGCATCTAATTTGGATGTGTTATAAGGTTTAAGGTAAGGGTACGCTGATGTTCCAAACACTTTCAAAGATTGTAGCACATGGTGAACTTTGAACAATTGGAAATTGTAGCACATGGTGAACTTTGAACAATTGGAAAAATGGAGACTGCATACTTAAGGATTTACAAGGCATTCTATTGATTAGAAAAACTGCATGTGCACAGGCATGGACCAAAAATTGTGTGGGAGATTAGCTATGGTAAGCAAGGTAATTGCAGTTTCTAATATATACATGTGTTTCCTTTTAGCAGTGCCATTCTGTTGGGGAGTATATGGGCATGAAATCAAGTGCATTATACTGTGAGAGCTTATAAACCTTTTAAAAGCCAAACTCAtgtattcaccaccaccatcagatTGAAAAAATTTAACAGCAGCTTGAAACTAATCTTGAATAAGAGCataaaatgattgaaatatTTCCAGAACTTGATATTTGTATATTAAAGGAAAATTCATGTGAATTTAGTACATTCATCAATAAAGCTCACATAGTATTTATAGTCCTCTATTGATATAACTGAAGATGGTCCCCATACATCATTACTGATCATTTCAAATGGTTTTACAGACCCTAAAGTTCTAGATTCAAACACTTGTCTAGACATTTTTCCTTTAAGACAGAAACTACAAACATGCTTATTTATATAACTCTTGTAGGTAATCTGAGAATGGGATAACATACTATGTAGGACTTCATTGGTCGGGTGACCTAACCTATGATGCCACAATGATGCCTTTATTAACTGCCCAAGAAATACTTTTGGTGTAGACTGCTACAACTTATTGTACTTGAAGAAGAGCTGTGTTTGGTATGTGATACAAGCCTCCATTACTTTTTCCTCTCATGAGAATTATCTTTGTTGCCTTGTCCTGGACCCAAAACCCAAATTCACCAAGAATAACATAGCAATTATTATCCTTACATAAAGTATAAATAGAAATAAGGCTTGCAACTAACTTAGGTACATGCAATACTGTATAAAGATTTAAAGGCTTAGATGATGTTTTGATAGAAGAAGAACCATTACTTTTCATTGGAAGACATTCACCACTTCcaattgttattttctaatcTCCATCTAATGGTGCAATCATATTCAAGTCCTCAAGGTTGCCTGTCATATGATGTGTTGCCCCAGTATCCATGATCCAAGCTTGATTGGTATTGAAGTCTGCATAAGATTGTGCAATTATTGCATTGAGATATTAAGGTGGTTGTGCTCCTTGGAATGAATAATTGCTCATGTGGAAACAATTAAGAATAGTGTGCCATCGTTTTCCATAGATCTGGCACTCAGGAACTGGACCATTAGAAGATGGTAACTGCTCATTTTTGTAGTAGCAATTAAGTGCAGTATGCCCTCTCTTGCTACAGATCTGGCACTCAGGAATAATGTTAGATTTTTTCCCATTGTTTCCATTCTAAGAAGTCCAATTAGAATTGCTTCTGTGATTGTTTGAGGAACCAGAGAAATTATCACTACTTCTGTTGTTAAAACCTCCAAAATTGCCACCATTGAATCTTGGTTTAGTGTTAAATCGAGACCATTAAAACCAGTGTCATTTCTTTGAAAATTTCCTACATTGGAATTACTCTGACTCCTATTCTAGTTGATTCCACCTTGATTGCCATTAACACCCCCATGATTTCCATTGTTCCTCTGATATTGTCCCACAAATCCAACACCATTATGATTTTGAGAATTAGAATTGTCTCCTTGATAAAATTGTCGATTAGCTCCAAAATTAGAACTTTCCCCTTGATAAAATTGTTAACTAGCTCTTGTTGCAGATGATTCACCTTGATAGAACATTCCTGTCATAGGAAAATGCATAGCAGATTAATACTCTTCAGCTGTTCTTTCTGCACTCAGCAATTGTGCACGAAACTCTTTCAGTGTTATTGGTGTTTCTCTTGCCATAATCACAGTATGAATCATGTTATATTTAGGAGGCAATCCAGCCAGAgctacaacatttaaatcattcATTGAAATATTCTCTCCAGCAGCTAATAATTGATCTTTCAAATGCTTAAGTCTGagcatatattttttaattgagTCAACTTTTTTCTTGATTGTATGCAGTTCAGTTTTAAGATGATTAATTCGAGCTCGTGAAACAGTAGCATATTGATCAGTGAGTTGTATCTGTGCCTCATGTGCAGTCTTATTCCCTACAACATAATCAATTGCTTCATCTCCAAGTGTAGCAATGACAAGACTTAATAAAGTCTTATCTGTCTTAATCCATTCACGATAAGCAGCTGTGATTTCTTTTGTCACTCCACTTTCCAAAAATACTACATACTTAGGAGGACAAACATTTGTACCATTAAAGTAGTCAAATAGATCATAACCTTCCAAGACAGTCTGAAATTGAAATGACCACTAAGCAAAATTATCATCTTGTAAACGAATTGTAAGCATCCCCAACACTCCATCAATCTTGAGTGATGAAGTTGTAATTTTGCACAGTAATTATTGAGCTTTCTTCACGATTATACTAGTACTCCAAATAGAATTCAAGTCCAATCAATCTTGAACAATCAAGAATCTTGCGTACATATCACAATACTTCAAACAACAATCAGACTTCGTGTCAATTTAGAGAGCTTTGTGCCCTAATTTGATCAATCAAGAATCTTTTGGATAGATCTCAAGACTTCAAACAACAACAATCAGACTTTGTGTTAATGCAAAAAGCTTCATGCCCTAATTTGAATAGAATTTTGTGCTTTTGTGAACAATCAATGAGCTTTGTGCTACAACAATTATAGTATCTGAAAACAATCACAAGATACAGACATATGTCTTCGTACCTCCATAGTATTCAAGATTCACCAAGATTTCAACAATCAATCAACACTAACAACTTCGTGCTTCAGATTACATATCAAAATCAATTAGAGAAATCGAAAGAAAATAACCTAAATTCTATCATTCTTctcaattggaaaaaaaaaacccaccacCATTGTTGAGATGCTTCGACTACCACTGACCTTGCACTAGCACCAATACTCCTCCAGATACCACCTACCAACACCGATAAATTTAGATCCTCACGGCACCCCCGAAAAGAAAGAACCTGGGCTCGATACCATCATAACAATGGTAGTAGAAATCAAGAAAATGTAGAGAGAAAGTTTAGAAAGAGAAGCAAATGAATAAACTTGCCTgtatttctagagagagaatgttCATTACAATATAAGGTGAGCTAACTCACTATTTATACAAGGAAGGAGTCTTAACAACTAAGTAATCTCTTAACTAACTCACATCCAATGGTCAATATTCTCTAACCAATCTTTGATCTAATGATACATCAACAGAACACATGGCTTACATTAAATCATGCCACTTGGCATTTACATGGTTAATAGCAGCAATATCAAAAATACTTATTTGACATGATCATGTCCATAACAAATAATGTGTTGTTTAAAGCAATGGATTTTTATGTACATTTGGTTGACTCTACATCATTCAATAAAGAGAATGCAAATTAATTCTTTATTATTCTTTGAAGCGATTGAAAGCGCTCTACATCATTGGTTAAAATAAATGCTACTTACATAACCACCAGAAGTGAAATATTTTCGAAATTGAATTGCTAAGAGGGGCTTCTAGAATACAGTCCCTAAGACTTCGGATATGCCTAATAAATAGTATCATGAAGCACAATAATATTTTAGATAAGAATTATTTGAGTTTTGAATACTAGTGATGGTTGAATTGATATTAGGTTCTGCAAACCTAATCAAATGATCTTAAGAGATCATAGAATGGCCGTTATGTCAGTAATGGAaaatatactttattttgtATGCAGTTCAAGAAGAACATGAAATTCATTTTGAAAATGAGAATGAACATAGCAAATACTTTTTACTACATGTTAGAGGCATCTTAATCATAAACTACTTCAAACGATTAAATGTAAACCCTTCGTATTGTGAGCTAAAAGTTCCTTGGTCtacaattttatgtttttgtatgaCACAAAGTAATGAACCACATCCTCGTTTGTTAGAGATTATTGGCTTAGTCAGTATTAGTCACTATAACCTCAAGTGCAAACAATTCCCTTACATCAAAGAATATTACTTTGCAAAACCTTGCAGTTTAACACAAGCTTTAATCGActttacaatatatttacaatcattttAGCACAATTGAGTATTCTTTAGTCTAAAGTTGGGGAAGGATGACATTGTAGCTTAGCTACTAGTGCAATTTCAATTGGACATTtagtttatttacaaaattgccaTTGGTTTGGGGGCTGAGTTTGTGCTTTAGCTCAACTGTGCATTTTGCAGGCCTTTCTTGTGTGGACCGTTTCTGCCTCCagtgtaacaacccgtccctaaatttacgtttttatttattttaattaagggaattgatgaaaatgccctaTAGACTTTGACTTCCGTTGACCATCGTTTAGAGAaatgtatgacttattcttttagcatatTGAGTATTACTCGTTGGTttgaacgcataggcgaaagcagTTTGTGAGTctggattataacggtatagttatggacgtttgaagttgttaatcctttattccttgcttttgcagtgtcacCCATATGCTCTCGCAGAGGAAAGCCTccctttattccttgcttttgctttctacttttgcttttgtttcccacCCCATTTCCTGCAACTTTCAAAACTACAGGGGTTGGCAGCAGGAAATCTGATATCTACTGTTAACTTACATCCATCATTTTGACGTCGAGCATCCATCTTCTGAATCAAATACGTTTGAGATCATTTCCTCTTTGGGGCAACGAAACGAAAGTGATGATCACACCAAGTTCCACTTGTGCCACCCATTCTTTAGGTTCATATTCCTCCACTAACACAACGGACTCTGTCATTCCACTCACTGATGTCGGTGTCCTTTCCCCACTCGAAAACGCCTTTAGTCTACTGTCCATCTCTTTCCCCTATAGCCTCGGGGTCGAATTGGATCTCCATGTCCACCTATATGAGCCATGAAAACCCGCCGACTCCGAGTTGGCATCTGAGTCGGCATAGTTTTGGTGACGGTTATCAGTGCGAGACCGTGAACAGGGCTTGCAGTTTTTGTAGGCTCCCGAGGCCTTCAATGCCATATCTTGGGCAGTGAGGGCCTTGATGGCTTGCTTGGTCCTGAGAGTCTTGGCGAcagcgtcgtcgtcgtcgtcttgGTGGTGAAAATATCCATTGTTGAGCTGCTTGAAGCAGGGTATACACTTCAGCATCACCGATTCCCGAACAAAAATTGAACGAGATTTCAGATCAGAGCGTTTCCTCTAGGTGTGGCGAAGCTAGTCTCCGTTTAGCAATCACGGTCACAGCCAGCCTAGTAAGCTGAAGATTTCGTTCTCAGAGAACCTCGACATGGAAAATGGTAAATAGGGTTTGGTGGGTACACTCACAGAGAGataaagagatagagagaggagaTGCGGGATTTTGTCTTGCAGTTGCAGAGAGACTGGGTGAGAAGAGGTGGCTCCGTGGGTTTTTTGGAAAAGTTTTGGGTTcttggtttctgcagattcacggtggaggttgtGAAgttttcacggtggtgagatggaaaaatgaaaaagaaccgacatagattttcgtgtcatttcccACAAatggtgccaaatgttgatgcataaaaccggaggggtcttggaacaacgtaaatctgactgtgaatttgcaagaaagtaaagaacacaagatgtatcgtggttcaccccaatgtttggggctacgtccacactgatgttgatattgtttcactctgaatggtgaatatacaagaaggctagatgcaatgtgctctctagcctattttctatgTTTGCCATCTCTtagatgttttctctcttcccatggcctaaaccttgaCCTCTCCCTAataaggagagtgaggagtccttttatagaataaaggctcctcacttattacatatttgccccttcatttattacataattacgtttgagtcccccgagtatttatacaaggtctaaatacggaggccctaaatatgataCAAACA
Protein-coding regions in this window:
- the LOC126590240 gene encoding protein Brevis radix-like 3, with protein sequence MLKCIPCFKQLNNGYFHHQDDDDDAVAKTLRTKQAIKALTAQDMALKASGAYKNCKPCSRSRTDNRHQNYADSDANSESAESVVLVEEYEPKEWVAQVELGVIITFVSLPQRGNDLKRI